From Acropora muricata isolate sample 2 unplaced genomic scaffold, ASM3666990v1 scaffold_713, whole genome shotgun sequence, the proteins below share one genomic window:
- the LOC136906669 gene encoding cilia- and flagella-associated protein 68-like, with product MSYASQNVMPFVSELRATGHGELWDHTDEKKFQQFGWRCTNTESSYNTSTLIGNWNEQRFDINRISKPKPIPSQYNHYFETTYGSGYNTVDTSKVPEALKHLEAREPIAFPAHQPELDPPKLKKQCNTFLTTSRAAFGDPNKEK from the exons ATGAGTTACGCTTCTCAGAATGTTATGCCTTTTGTAAGTGAGCTCAGAGCAACAGGACACGGTGAGTTGTGGGATCACACCGATGAAAAGAAATTTCAGCAGTTCGGCTGGCGATGCACCAACACCGAGAGTTCCTACAACACGAGTACTCTGATAGGAAACTGGAATGAACAACGGTTTGACATCAACAGGATATCCAAACCAAAACCTATTCCTTCACAG TATAATCACTACTTTGAGACAACGTATGGCTCAGGATACAACACTGTGGACACAAGTAAAGTACCCGAGGCATTGAAGCATCTTGAAG CACGAGAACCGATAGCTTTTCCAGCCCATCAACCAGAACTTGACCCACCTAAGCTCAAGAAACAATGCAACACTTTCTTGACAACTTCCAGAGCAGCCTTTGGGGatccaaacaaagaaaaatga